The sequence below is a genomic window from Nakamurella deserti.
CGGGGATGTGGGAGTTCCAGGCCTGAAACCCGTACTGCATGGCGATGGTGATCTCGCCGTACTGGCCGCCCAGCACCTCCTGCAGCTTGCGGGCGTAGACGGCGTCGGGGCGGTCGGGCTTGGCCTGGTGTTGCAGTTCCTGGCGATGGAGAAACATGGCGCTCCTTCGTGTCCGGGATCAGACGGGATCGTGAGCAGGGCGACGCGCCCACCCGCCGCCCGCGGCTGGCGGGCGGTCGGGCAGGCGGATCGCGGTCCGCCGCACGTGTCGACGGACAGGTGCCGGGTCGCCCCGGCGGGGAGTGCGTCCGGTCAGCGGCTGCGCGGAGCGGCAGCCGCGTGGGAACGGCCGAGGATCGCGCCGAGCGCGATCATGCCGATACCGAGCACCAGGTGCAGCCAGTTGTCCGCGTTGTTGACGGGGACGAAGTTGGCCGAGCTGTCGTGGTCGATCACCAGACCGTAGATCCACAGCACCAGGTAGATGGCGCCGCCGCCGATCAGGTACGTCTTCGCCGAGGAGGACCGGCGCGACATCGCCAGCCCGGCGACGCCGAACAACAGGTGGACGATGTTGTGCAGGATCGACACCTGGAAGATGCCGAGCAGTTTCGCGTCGGACTCGTGCCCGGCGAAGCTGAGGGTGTCGTAGTCGCTGGTGATCCCGGGGATGAACCCGAGGACACCGACGAGCAGGAAGACGATGCCGACGATTCTCGCTGCGGTGCGCAGCAGGGAATGGGTGTCGCCGGTGGTACGGGGGGAGCTGCTGGTCATTGTCGGTTCCCGGAGGTGTGTCCCAAGCCGTGTCTGTCTCAGCTGCTTCCTGCGATGC
It includes:
- a CDS encoding DUF4383 domain-containing protein, producing MTSSSPRTTGDTHSLLRTAARIVGIVFLLVGVLGFIPGITSDYDTLSFAGHESDAKLLGIFQVSILHNIVHLLFGVAGLAMSRRSSSAKTYLIGGGAIYLVLWIYGLVIDHDSSANFVPVNNADNWLHLVLGIGMIALGAILGRSHAAAAPRSR